One genomic window of Vibrio natriegens NBRC 15636 = ATCC 14048 = DSM 759 includes the following:
- the rimK gene encoding 30S ribosomal protein S6--L-glutamate ligase, producing the protein MRIAILSRNENLYSTMRLKQAGEERGHQIDVIDTLHCYMDITSNNPKIRYMGEELPQYDAVIPRIGASITFYGTAVVRQFEMMGTFCVNESVAISRSRDKLRSLQLLSRKGIGLPRTGFAHHPDNIQDVIKNVGGAPLVIKLLEGTQGIGVVLAETNKAAESVIEAFMGLKANIMVQEFIEEAKGADIRCFVVGNKVIAAMKRQAKEGEFRSNLHRGGSAQLVRLSKEERATAVNAARVMGLNLCGVDILQSKNGPVVMEVNSSPGLEGIELATNKDIAGMIFDFIEKNAKPNSNRTRGKG; encoded by the coding sequence CTATTCTCTCTCGTAATGAGAATTTATATTCAACCATGCGCCTAAAGCAAGCAGGCGAAGAACGTGGACATCAAATTGATGTTATCGACACTCTGCACTGCTACATGGACATTACGAGTAACAACCCTAAGATTCGTTATATGGGTGAAGAATTGCCACAATACGACGCGGTTATTCCACGTATCGGCGCTTCAATCACTTTCTACGGCACAGCTGTCGTACGCCAATTCGAAATGATGGGTACATTTTGTGTCAATGAATCGGTAGCGATCAGCCGTTCACGTGACAAGCTACGTTCTTTGCAGCTTTTATCTCGCAAAGGCATCGGCTTACCACGTACTGGTTTTGCTCACCACCCTGACAACATTCAGGACGTGATCAAAAACGTTGGCGGTGCTCCTCTTGTCATTAAGCTACTTGAAGGTACTCAAGGTATTGGTGTTGTTCTTGCTGAAACCAATAAAGCAGCAGAAAGTGTGATTGAAGCCTTTATGGGCTTAAAAGCGAACATCATGGTTCAAGAGTTCATCGAAGAAGCTAAAGGCGCTGACATTCGCTGTTTCGTTGTGGGCAATAAGGTGATTGCAGCAATGAAGCGTCAGGCAAAAGAAGGTGAGTTCCGCTCGAACCTTCACCGCGGTGGTTCTGCTCAACTTGTCAGATTGAGCAAAGAAGAACGTGCAACGGCGGTTAATGCAGCAAGAGTAATGGGCTTAAACCTATGTGGCGTAGACATCCTGCAATCGAAAAACGGTCCTGTAGTGATGGAAGTGAACTCCTCACCAGGTCTTGAAGGCATCGAGTTAGCAACAAATAAAGACATTGCAGGGATGATTTTCGACTTTATCGAAAAAAACGCAAAACCAAATTCAAACCGTACTCGCGGTAAAGGTTGA
- a CDS encoding ATP-dependent zinc protease: MNQKIVIGNAEAICLPELGIPHLEARIDTGAQTSSLHVDNIECFEKNGRSYVEFDLHPDVYHLEQVVRCTAPLKANRKVKSSNGTFEHRCVITTMLRMNDQQWPIDITLTNRENMTYMMLLGRQAMADKVLVDPSQSHLLAP, encoded by the coding sequence ATGAATCAGAAAATTGTCATTGGGAATGCCGAAGCAATCTGCTTACCAGAGTTAGGAATTCCCCATCTTGAAGCTCGTATTGATACTGGGGCGCAAACTTCTTCTCTTCACGTCGATAATATCGAGTGCTTTGAGAAAAACGGCCGTTCGTACGTAGAGTTCGATCTTCACCCGGATGTTTATCACTTAGAACAGGTCGTTCGTTGTACAGCGCCATTAAAAGCGAACCGTAAAGTGAAATCCTCAAACGGGACGTTCGAGCACCGCTGTGTGATCACCACAATGCTACGCATGAACGATCAACAGTGGCCAATAGACATTACGTTGACTAACCGCGAAAACATGACGTACATGATGCTGCTAGGCCGTCAGGCAATGGCAGATAAAGTGTTAGTTGACCCAAGCCAGTCACACTTGTTAGCGCCATAA